attccagtgtgaattcttggGTTACATTTGCACAAAATATAGCACTTCACATCAAAGTCTTAAAGTTCAGTTaaggtctcatcagaccagggaTTCAAATCAATGAGTCTTTGACAAGCCTTTTGGGCAAATACCAGCAAAGAAGTGATAACAAAGACTTCCTTCTTTCACCTTCCACCTTCCTTACGAGCCAGATTTATGAAGTGTTTCTGTTCTTGAAGTGCTACTGTTGATAGTTTCTCCCATTTTGTGTAGAAATTTAACTCTTTGGCATTGCCAAACTCTTGTCCAGACACCCAGTTCTGGAAGAAGTTCAATCCTTTGCAGATGTTTCATATTTGTTTCATATTTTCTCACATTCATAATGACAAACCTCACAGTGCTTCAAGGTATATTTAATATGTCACGACTACTATTTTTCAAGAACTTTGCCTCAGATCTGATTATAATGATCCTTGGGTTCTGCGGTAGGGTGTTGCCTTGGAAATGAAGTGTGTATTCTCCTAGAGACAGGTGTATTTGACATTAGAGTTCTACGGCAATAGGAAAAAATCTTCAATGAATCATTGTTCCATGGTGTAACACTGTGCAACTGAGAAAGTCCAAGGACACTGAAGACTTTTATATGTGGCTTAAACTCATATGTTGTTTTTTGACTTAATGTGCCTAACTGTAAAAATCATGCATACCATTGAATTGTTTTCTCTAAAAGAGGGCAGTACCTTCAAGTGCCCTAGTTGCCTAGAATGTCAATCAACGGATACTCCCAAATTCATCAATATTGGATCCATGACATCAGGACAAATGGCTACACTGCAGCTTTCCCAAAGATGTTTGCCTCAAACCCACACAAGGAAAATTAGTCCAAGTCCTTAGCGGCTACCCTACCCTTCCCTAGAACTCCCTGCTGCTTTGACAAATGAATGTAGGGCGCAATGGTACTTCTCTGTTCTTTAAGGGATTTCTTACAGAATTGGATTTAGTCTCCCGGTGCCAAACTCTCAAGAGATTCCTGCAAAGCAGACCTAAATTCTTGCTGATGTTGGGAATATATCAGTTTGGAATATTGCCTGTCTTCTGAAATGGCTTTTAGTAGTGTTATGTTGTCATATGTAAAAGCTGAATCCACTGGGATTagcattaaacattaatatgTTTAGTCGTAGCTGTTTTCACATTTGCATTGGTAGCATGCAAGGCAGGTTCACACACGGttgaagtaaaacaattaaACTAAAGTTGCCTTAGGCTAATATAGAGCATGATTACCTTGCCTTTCACACTTGTCTTTCCTAAATGACTTCAAAGTTTTTTGTGCAAAATACAGTAGTTGACTTGAATCCACATGCAGGTAATAAGCAGGTACTGCAACATTCAGGAAATCAAGCTAGCTCACAGCTAGCACTAATATTTACCAGTGTTCGTGTGACATTTACTAATAAAAAACTGGTTTAGCTGATGACAAAAGGACTTAGAGAGCAATTATTATTGGAAAAGTTCCCGAAGATGTTTCGCCCAAAGCAATAGTGGGTTAACTGCCTTATAGTGTTGTTAGTTCAttgataaatgtaaaaaaaaaatgtaatgtaaaaacaAGTGTGTGGCAACTAATGGCAACTTTTCCCACAGGTTCCTCTGAGCCCAGAGTGCAATCGTGCCATTATGAAGCTGGTGTACTGTCCTCATTGCCGAGGTCTTGGATCAGTCAAACCTTGCGTCAACTACTGCAAGAACGTCATGAAGGGCTGTCTGGCTAATCAGGCTGACCTTGACACTGAGTGGCAGAGCCTTATTGGTAAAGCAGAGATTATACCACATCAACTCTTACTCTTTTGTTGATTGCTTGATTTCTATTTTTGTTGCATCACACTGGGTAGCTCCATCCCTTTTTTGTCACTTTgttaaatatttcacatttagtCTTTATATAAATCTTACTTGGCACTGTTAATTTGATCACACACTCTGTTGTTCTCAATCAATCAGAAACCATGCTACAGGTGGCCACCAGTTTTGGTGCCGAGCCCAGTATGGACACAGTGATCTACTCAATTCCTGTGAGAATCTCAGAGGCAGTTCTTGCCATGCAGGAGAACATGGAGATCTATACCAGCAAGGTTAGGACATTGGAATTAAGCATCTGGTTTAAATTTGCGTTAGTGGGTTAGATTGAATGCACTTGAGGTACGAGTTTAAAGATTTATTGATCGCTTAAGAACCATTTGTACAAATATACACACAAGTTTGTGTTGCGTTTCAGGTTTTCAAGACCTGTGGGGACCGTGGTGAGGAAGGCACACCAAGCTCAATATCCGAGGAGCCAAAAAAGAAAGGAAGTACAGTTACTGCCCTGGAATACAAACCCAGCCCCAAATCTGCAGCCAGACTGgaggtgcaggtgtgtgtgtggcagCATCAATTTCTGGCCTACTTTTATGAGTTTTATACACTGTTGTGTTTTTATACACAGTTTCATACAAGTGTGTTTGTAATTCCCAGGTCACAGACGTGTCCAGTAAACTCAAGGAAATGCAATTTTACTGGATCCAACTCCCTTCGGCTCTGTGCAGTGGTAAAACAGCATCCACAACCGGTGGTGATAAATGCTGGAATGGCATCACCAAAGCCAGGTATTACATCTTGGGGCAAATCTAAAAAATCTTCTCATTCTACAATGAGATGTGTCCATTCAGCTGGTCAGTACGTGTAATATgcatttaatatttgatttttttgctgTATATTCAATCAATTTACATGCTTCTCAAGCCTAAATAGATGTGCAGGATTTTGATGGATGACTTTTGGGATGAACGCACATTATGAATTTATAGATCGTTACTCATGGTCAGTGCTGGCGGAAAACTGCACCCCTCCCTCTTTTTGCGGTCAAAGTCGTTAAATTGATTGTTTAGCTATCACTGCCACACAACCGAACTCCAATTGCCCAGAGTCATCAGAAGTGATTAATCACTGGATGCGGTTTAGATGTGCATTTATTTTAGAAGATTTAAGATGTAAGTAAGTACGGGCAAacaagctttatttttagtcatCACTAATACCTTTTAGCTTCATATAACCAAATTTGCAATCtcatgagggtaattaatgcGTACCGGTATGTGattagtggtgtttgctaaCGTAAGCATCTCTATTAATATTACTCATAATTATGGTTCATATACAAACAACAAAAAGTGGAAGAAAAAATCCCTACAGACTTGTGAGGGACTTGAGACAAATCTAAAGGCTAGAATATCATAGAGACTATGATATTTAGCGATATAGAGCTAAAACACAGTAGCAACCACAGCGAATCACTCAGAATACCATAGCAACCTACTAAAAACAGCTCAAAACATCACATAGCAACgatccagaacaccctaggaacatagaaatgcattaaaaatcacTCTCTTTAGTGACATGCTAAAAATCAGAACACATTTGTAATGcgctaaaaaaaaagttttgctcaCTCAAAAGGCACACTAGCATGACACATTGTAATCAAGTTTGTATTACTGATGTGCAagtctatttttatttcagtttaaagggatagttcacccaaaaatgaaaattctgtcatcatttactcatcctcaagttgttccaaacctgtatgaatttctttcttctgctgaacacaaaagaagatattttgaataatatgggtaaccaaacagttgatggccCAGTCAATGGGGCCCTTCAACTGTTTGAAGATATTTCAATGTTGTGTACAGTAAAAGAAataaagggtgagtaaatgatgacagaattttccctttaagaccataaataatcaaaaatgtacTACAAGTGCCATTAACAAAATGTGCGTGATTGAAATGGTTCTGGAAAATTGATTTTTCTGCAGTTACCTTCCAGAGGTCATGGGTGATGGGCTGGCCAATCAGATTAATAACCCAGAGGTGGAGATCGACATCACCAAACCCGACAGGACAATACGTCAACAGATCATGCTGCTGAAGATCATGTCTAACCGCCTGAAAAATGCCCTCAACGGCAACGACGTGGATTTCCAAGACACAAGTATGCAgctaaaaatgctaaaatacTAATGTAACGGAGGCAAGCTAGTTAgagctgtgcgagtaaacctcactcccctggcctcacaAGGCACACTAGTGACTTGcgctagagactgcggtctttaggTACCTTGTTAGCGAGCCCGCCTCCCATGCCGGAAATGGCGGTTCAAATCCTGCTTGGAGTGGGGCGAGTACAACCGGAGGGGTTatatttggtgccgtgacccggatgggagtgggGTTTAGGAGGGTGAGTGTAACGGGGGCCAGCTAGTAGGAGCCGttcgagtaaacctcactcccctggacTCATGAGGCGCATTAGCGACTTATACTAGAGACCGCCTTCTTCAGAGTGCTTGTTAGCACGCCCAAATCCCACTCGAA
This genomic stretch from Megalobrama amblycephala isolate DHTTF-2021 linkage group LG2, ASM1881202v1, whole genome shotgun sequence harbors:
- the gpc1a gene encoding glypican-1 isoform X2, which codes for MEETLSNLSRREFEGLVREAGRSIQASLNAQYRTFDTYFLELLNGSERWLEEAFVAALGDLYRPNAGVFRDLYADLRRYYSGASLNLEEVLDEFWMKLLERLLKASDPETASLLSDDFLECASKQTETLRPFGDAPRELKAKLVRAFIAARAFVQGLNVAGEIVRKVSQVPLSPECNRAIMKLVYCPHCRGLGSVKPCVNYCKNVMKGCLANQADLDTEWQSLIETMLQVATSFGAEPSMDTVIYSIPVRISEAVLAMQENMEIYTSKVFKTCGDRGEEGTPSSISEEPKKKGSTVTALEYKPSPKSAARLEVQVTDVSSKLKEMQFYWIQLPSALCSGKTASTTGGDKCWNGITKASYLPEVMGDGLANQINNPEVEIDITKPDRTIRQQIMLLKIMSNRLKNALNGNDVDFQDTSDDFSGSGSGMCADHLCIRGRPPVFGPKTDRPKLYAYGPENKRVKGSGNQIQPSVILLVLLLTSLLLRR